The following is a genomic window from Platichthys flesus chromosome 13, fPlaFle2.1, whole genome shotgun sequence.
TCGCTGGCTACAACATGAGCCAGTGTCTGCCAACAAAGGACGGCTCAGCTGTTAAGAATGTCGCTCCGGCCCCGAACCCCCAACCGCCCGTCCCGAAGGACATAGACGCCATGAGGAAGAAGTTCGTGGACAGAGCCAAGAGGATAGACACGGTCTCCAGGGCCGCGTTTCCTCTGGCCTTCCTCATCTTCAACGTCTTCTACTGGGTCACCTACAAGATCATCAGGCACGAGGGCATCGACAAGAAGTAAAGACTTCACCCTCTGTGACAAACCGAGCTTATATTCGGGGTTTCTCAGATTGAGAAATGCTCGTGAGCACAGCGGGATGAGAGGACAGACTGTGGTGTTGATGTTGGTGTTCTTTCAGGGATAATGTTTGACGTTCTTGCATCCTACGGTAGATGTTATGATGGCGTGAGGAGCTTTTGAGACACAGatgctgttttgttgttgttctgctgcaTATTTCCTAAAGAATCTGGGGAAATGGTTTTAACTCAAGGCTCAGTAACATGCTGGAGAAAGTGGAccaatcgtttttttttaatcggCTTCGGCTTCTGTACAAACAAGGGAAAAAACATTCCAAGGGTTTCATGGATTTGTAGCTCAGTCAGACCCTCCGAGGTTTTTTGGGTGAGATTTGCAAAAACGGGGTCTTTCTTAACGAGGATGCTTGAGACTGTTTTATAGGGTATCAGTGTCACAGCACTTCCTCTTGGGTTTAAACGAACTACAGCAGCAAAATGAAACATACAGGTAGGAAGCACGGGCACATATTTCAAAAATCTAAGCAGCAGTGCATGTCTCGGGCGTGAGAGCGACAAAGCAGATGAAAATCTGGAATCGAATCCTGCATTTTTATACCGGAGGCCTTAGAAATCGAAGGGATTTGGAGAGATGAACCAATATGTTTCTCTATTTTTTCAGTGATCTGTCAGAGCCGAATGCTCCGGCTACGCTTTTCTACCTGTGGCCAGTCATTCAGAGCAACTTTCTTGATGTTTCCTTTTATCTctaaatgtaattataaatcATATCCAAGGACAAATGATGTCACCAAGAACTAGGGAGAGTTCATTCAGATGTATTCAAAGTCATTGATTTTCCTTCTCATAACAACGTTTAGTGTCATACAGGCCGGGTTCATGAGGTATGATGGGGGAATATGTGCGCCTACAAACTGTGAACATGCACTGAATTCCTGAATAACGTCATACGCCCACTTCCATATGAAGTCCTTTATATTCCAGGTAAATACTCCAGGTATCTTTAGGTATGGTTTTAGAGTTTGAGACTATGTTTTTTTGTAGATTTAGAGCCTGATGAAACATGTATTGTAATGGAGGAAAGGTTATGTTTACAAATagatctaaatatatatatacatataaagctttgtgtatttttcttcaGCCTCTGTGGACAGTTTCCCTTCACTTGGTGTGTTTTTTGCCGGGATGTCACGTATGTTTGTGGCAGGATTCGACAGTGAAGAACAAATCTGCATTAACACTCATGGTTCTGGAGCAGCTAATGGTCCTCGCACTCATGACATACTGTGGCGAAGAACTCCTTTCTTTGAATGCTTttcctggagaaaaaaaaaggttgtccACTGGCCTGTTTCAATAAAGTTGACTGTGCACCATATTTACTTTACCTTCCACATCTCCTGTCCTTTTTGTGTCACTGCGCCCAACCAGGCCCATAAGTCAGGGTGATGACACATGCCACAGAGCAGCGAGGGGCCTGAGGTGATGCAGATATGATCTGACAGTGGCTCTCCATTAATGCATGATAATGTATTTCACACTGTTGTATAGAGACTCCATCGGTTGGGAGTAGGGGACAAGTTGAGTAAAGGCCTGGCAAAAGGACGATAGTAGTAAATATATACACAGACTGATAGAGATCCTTCTTAAACCTGTTGTTGTTGCACGTGAGCGCACGCAAACCCAAATATATCACAGAGACGAATATCCTGTTATGACATTATCCGAGCAATAACGCTGTTCATTACCGAGCCGCGTGAAGCCGGGATCCATCAACCTTTATTTGTTCTCAAGACGAATGCGTAGCCAGTGGTGGGCTTATTGAGAAAAGGCTGCATGAATAATCCAAGAGCTTTTTTTAAACGCACAAAACACAGGGATTATAACCTAATCAATAATAACTAATCCTCGCTCGGATATACCATCCATTTCTTCAACACAGCCTCACACCACGAGCCATTTATGTGGCTGCtttcataaaatatataataaagtcTATATCTGCAATCAAATTGAGAATGAGGGCTTATGAGAAGAACATTATTTGCGGCTTATAATGGTGTTTAATAGGGAAACAACTTTCCCCTCATTCATTAAGGTTTGGGGGAGGCTGCTTTGAgaggactgagagagagaggcaagaaATCAGGGTTGCCTTAGCAACTGCACAGCAATTGATAGGACCACTGTGACTGGGAAAGCGGAACATTAATGCCGTTAAGAACAGTGGTGCATGATTTTGCCATTTTGAACACAAATAGATTAAAAACTTAATTTCCACAGCgttatttgaataatgaaaGACACAGGATTACTGTACATGATGTAGGCTATATTCAGATGCttctatgtttgtttttaaagagctCAATCTAGCCCTATCGGGAATCGAGTGCTTATGAATTCTCACGCTCATCACTTTGAATTGTATTGAATTACTTGCTTTGTTAATTAAAGTCTTTGTGATGTCTGAGAGAGAGGCGAGATTATGTaagattcttcttctttctgctccttttcattcAGGATTTGAgcttttgtgtttgcttttaaatCGTTTGATTTGGtcgatgaatgaaataaactagtgaataaaataaaataaaggttaACAAAACTCCAGAGGGCATTTTGAAATGTTGCAGCGTCTGAAAACCACAACTCACGTGCAACCGAACCGTCTCCATAACAACTGGGGCACTATCTGCtgagaaaagtttaaaaaacaaaacaggaagacTTAATTTTCAGCTTTCACATGGTAAGAATCAGTAACCTTAGACGCCAGGCGtattatagactgtatataaagatggaccatgcatctccatctcctcctacTATCCAGAAAtactatttaaaagccaaacaaccCCAGAAATGAACACTGGCGATGaggtcatttggagccagagtctgcacttTAACGATCAGAGGATGGAGCTACAGCATCCAGGTCGTTTTGACACATGCACTTGGACATTGTGCGTTTACGTTGTCTGTCAGGACATATCACACCGTTTTCAAAAGCAGCAAATAACTAAATAGAAACCTATCAGAAACAGGAACACTTGAacaagtgtgataagaactgcgtaaaatgaaagaaaccgtctttgagaaaaatatatttaactttttagtttgacccatgtcccatccaccagTATAGAGGAGGCAGGTTTATGACTGTAATGCAGCCAGTCAATAGGGGATGTCACACTATAAAGATAGATAATCATTAGAATCCATCTTGTGTGTACTGTTCACTGTAGCATAAATATGTTGCTATGTGATGAGCAAAAGTCAGAAActagttttattaatttataaagtCTGCACACTGTTCATTAGTTGTAGATATGATTAAtatcctgctgctctgctcggTTTGACCCACTGACTTCCAGggtccagaggagaggaaacccACTGACCCTAAATCAATAACAGTCATCTGCAGGCAGCGACCAGACCAGCGCTCATCATACCTCATCAATACATGGCTGAGCTGGAGCAGCCACCTTAATGAACTTCCAACTCCTTATTAGTGATGGGCTGTGATCAACTGTAGACAAAagggtcatacaatttagaGTATAACATCTTACAAAATAATTttgaatatataaattaataagTTTTTGGTGAAATGCTTATTTAATAATAACACTTACAAACCAGGCAATAAAACAATTGTACTTTTTATCATGAGTTCTGCAAGATATTTTAAGGACTGGGACTTAAATCATTTTAGCATTGCTGTAAATCTCGGGTCTGAGCGTCCATTTCCACCAGGAACAGCTAAATAAATGGATGGAAATTAATCTAAACAAAAATTCAATATTGATGGAAGGTCATacatacaataaaataataaaacattgagATTAATCCAATTTTGGAAGCTACCTACAtgagaaataattattttcatggGCTTCCAAACAAAATTGAAATTGTGAAATTACCTGCGAATCATTTTAAAAGGCTGCATGAACTGTagttttctttgtgtctgagaagttttttaacattatcaatctgacACATCTTCGTTCCCCGTTAAGACGAGTGGACTTCAGCGGAGAAACCCTGCAGCCTACCCCAAACACTCAGAGTTAATAGAACTTCGAGGCAGTAACAGAGGACAATACCTACATTTTACTTTGTGCAGCAGTCTGGTGTTCTCCGAAAACACCAATACAGATGagtatttttcctttttgcgtgtGATCCACTTCGCCACTGGGCATTTACTGGTGTTATTTACTGTAGAGGATTCACAATTCTTCTTTGTCGCCCAGAGAGTGACagaggtgtgtgagtgaggaggttttttttatctgtgtgagAGGCTGTAAAGGAGGAAAAAGGTGTTTATGTGTGGACTGAGCTTGAATGGTGGCTGGAGTCGAGTTGTCTGAATAGAACAGCAAAAGCTAACTGATCTTCAAAGAGgagattttattttcatctgaaaaaaactgaaaatatttatttatttaacagtgtTTCAGCAGAATATATATCATAAAAGACATGTCGGAATAACTCCAGGAAATCGAGGACTTTGAAGTAATTACGTCATATCTATGTTTAAAGGGAGTCCTGTGGCAGCGAGTTGAGTGGAAGTGGTTGTGTGCACTGAAGCAAAGAtattaaaaggtgtaaaagaGTGGGAGTGGAACTCTCCCcagaatgagtgagtgagtgaggaacacacacacacacacacgcatgcatgcacatgcgcacacacgcgcatacacacatgcatgcatgcacatgcgcacacacgcgcatacacacacgcacgcaccacgcacacacagagttgGAACAGTTCCaagaacaaacaaaatgcaCATTCGTTCATCAGCCCCCTCTGgtagacaagaaaaaaaactcatccaTTTAAGCAAACACTGCTGGTCAAGCTGCCACCGACTCTATGTATCCAGCAAAGACTCTAAAGTTGGATTTGATGTTTGCTTTGATGAAAGTCATTGAACAACACTGACGTCAGGAGAGAAACAGCCTCCACAGACTGCTTTCCTTTCCACCGTTTCATCGAAAGATAGAGGAGGCCATGAGAGAAAAAACCACTTAACGCTTTTAGTAGCCTATAGCCAGTCAGGGAGAAATATATAACCCCtttcatctgttgtttttatcataACACAAATTGTTTCTCAGTCACAGATGAaagtgtctgtctccctgtacTGAAAACCAGGGTCTGAGGGGACATGAGCTGAGGAATAAGCTGATCAGAGTTACTATTGCATCAGTATCCGATTAAAGCTGTGAAACCCAGGAGGTGATCCAATAGAAATAGGCAGGGGCTCAATTCAGCGACAGACACTCTAAAGATATGAACTGCCCCCCCCGACCCCTTGGGGCTGTCTgagagagcagacacacacgcacacacacagagtccagcTCAGAGAGAAACCAGGACAGCAAGAGGGGCAGGAAGTTTGTAGAGACACATTATGTACTATTAGATATTACACTATTATTGGGTTTTTCCAACATTAAGACAAAGCACTCCATGGGGCCAGAATATTAACAATGGGATTGTCAACAGTGACTATGTCAGCAGAACATTAGTGGAGCAAAGTCCTCTGTATTTCTAAGAGAGCAGCCAAATCCCCATCAAGCTGGACGTCGAGAACGCTTCGGGTCAGCTTACGATACCGCCCCACATCCACCAGGGGGCTCAACCTCGTCCTACTCCGCTCCACGTCCTGCTGCCATGCCTCCCTACACCTCTGCAGCGCCTCCACAGAACCAGGCTCAGGAGGGGTCTCATCATGTCCACGGCACCTCCTCCTCttatcatcctcctcctctttgtcgtGCAGAAGCAACGACACCGAATCTCTGAGCGACACCACCTCTTTTTCCAACgccaaagaaaatgtttgagcaGCACCCTGCCCTCTTGTGCCGTGGACAGGCCGGACAGAGCAGGACGCAGGGAGGAAAGCCAGGAGAGAGTCCAGGAACTGAAGCACCTGTAACTCGCTGCAGAGgaacagcagaagaagaaggtggaTGTTATTTCATTGTAAATTTGTACATAAAGATAGTTGAAGTCTCTTTATGTTTTTGGGCATCAGCTGTTTAACATCCACCGagttttccttctctcctcgaCAGTGAACCTCTGATATGCAGTGGAATAACAAAATGAAGCATGTCCTAATTGTCTTCAAAGCAGTGTCAACTATAACtcaaataatataaatgaaGCAGTTCCCACTTCGGTTGGCAAAAATCTGCTTTCTTTTCTGAATTGAACAAAACTGAATTATTTAAGAGAGTCCCAGATATAACTTTCTGAGCCAGTACACTGAGCAGTAATATCAATTTTATAAGCGAGCAGCatctaatatttcaaataatgcTAGATAAAGAAGTTCTTCATAAAAAGagtaatttaaagaaatacaaatttgatatttaaattataGAACATAGGTCAAATTCAGACGTAATGACAAGGTACTCCTGGGTTATAATCAGCTTTTTAAATGCAGATTCCAAATACCTCAATTTGGAGACGATTCCAATGCTCAGGGGCGACAGATTGGAAAGTGTCATATCCTCAAATACTAAAGCTGTCCAAGGTTCACCTAATAAGTCTGGGTAGAGGACCTAAGAGCCTGGCTCATGGTGTGGGTCAGCAGAAGGAGCCTGGCTATGAGAGGGACTTATAAGTGAGCACCAACATTTTAGATTAATTCTAAAATTAACAAGCCGAGAGAGGTTGAAATAGATCTAATATGTGACCATCTGCTGGATCGTGGTAAGAGCCCAAGTGAGCCTGATTTGTTAAGACAGGTAAAAAGAGAATTTCAGGTGTCCAATCGTTATAAGATAAAAGCATGTGTTACTAAACTCTATGTGATAATGTGTGTGCTATGTGTCATGAGGTGAAAAAAATATGGTAGAGTCAGCGTTCTTCTGTAAGCTTCAAAAGATGAGAGAGACCAAGACGATGACGTTAGCAGCACTGCAGAGCATTTTTTCTGTGTGGGGCctaatgcacatgcacatacacacatgtcaGCTAATGGGATTCATATTCGTTGCCGGTGGTTTTACACTATTTCATGTTGCTGCAATCCACTAACAACTGGAGCAAAGAGTCACCAAAGtatcagtattattattataatttagtGTCTGATTGAACCTAAAGGATACATTAAGGTAAGTATCTTAAATGGTGAAATGGTTTGTATTTCTATTGCTCTTTTCTAGACTTCTCTAgtcttcacaaacacaatcatagagtgcatctattagcagccctttttttctatgagggcaatccggggttcagcatcttgcccaaggacacgtcGGCATTCAgttggggaagactgggatcaaactgccgaccttctggctGGAGGACAAACACTctatccctcagccacagccgccgaACTACACATAAACAGAAACTTTCTTTTCTTGCAATATAAAGTCCTAGGCCACCTTTACCTTTgagataaaaaatacattattttgctTCATGAACTAATAACACGATTGCGGACCAAACTCCTATCAAACCCACCAAGAcctgcagctctgaggtcagtaATAAagccatccatctgtctgttatCTGTAACCAAAAATGATTTACCTGGAGTGGACAGAGAGTTCCCCCTGAAAAGGGGTTATCTGGCTCCAGCGCGACAGCATGAGAGCAGATGGTCCCGAAGAATTGATCAGTAGATACTGAGGGCTCACTTCTATCCTCTCACAACCCACTCTTCTCCGAATCCAGCCGTCTATATCACCTAAGCTGTGATCGGGAGAGTCTATGTGGAAGACCCAGCGATCCAGCACAGTCAACAAACTCAGCAAGTCCTCTTTAACCTCATCTGGGCGAGAAAAGAACACAATAATGAACATCTACTTGTACATTTAAAATCTCAACTCAAGATGTTTGTGGATTTACCTGTTTTGAATTTGGGGTTTTTGAGCAGTGGGGTTTGAAAATCACCGTGGATTTCTAGAGAAACTTGACCGCAGTGCACAACAAGCGGTGTTGGACTGCTCAGGGAAGAAGAAGCATCTCGTCTCTGGACGTAATGGAGCATAACATGGCACTTGACACAGCCAGAGTTCAACAGAGGAATCAGCCTGGTCACAGCAGTCACAGCCATTCTGCATGTGTTGAGATCATTGGGTGTGCCGGCGTTGTGCTGCTTGCTTCTTTTGGCTGCGGGCTCCGGTGGcgtggaggcggaggaggagggtgatggGCAAGGTGTGGGGAGCCATAACACTTGGCTCTGGGTCTGGATGACTGCAGGCGTTGAGCCCTGGCCCGTCTCTGTCAGGATAGATAAGCTCACACTGGCCACTGGTCTggaacaaaaataacacatcacTAACGATCAGATATCACACGGACAGCGGGTAATCAGACTGCAAATCAGATACGAAACCACAGatcgagtgtgtgcgtgtgtgtcagtgtgtgtagacTAATTAACAACACCATCTTCTCTGAGTGCTGAAATCACACCCGCTGTACAAGTGCACCAATCAAAGCAGCAATACACAGGCTCTGGAGGCAGCCATGCCAGAAGTCGTTTTCCTCCACTTGTTGTTAAAAACAGTAACAGGTGGATGGAGGAATCCGATAGTCTCGTTCCCACAAATGGAGCTGGGAGAGTCATCAAAGACTTgcttgttgccatggtgaccaCCTATCTGCCGTGCATCTGGCTGGTGGAATTCATGAAAAGTTTGGGGCAAAGCaaggagaggaaaacacatcCTCAGTTCAATGTGATTTTTGTCTTTACAATCTGGCGTCATTGACTGCGTGTACATCGACACCAATATGCCGATATTAACCCGATTAAGATAATAGCCTGAATAAGAGACATGCCATGGtaacagcattttctgatcACGTTAACCCAAATGATGTCATACTGGGACGACACACGCCCTAGGTGCAAACAGGATGGAAGAATAAAAAGCGGCTTTTGCAAAAGTAGAAAGAAAACACCTAAATGATTCCCGGTAGGATGGTACCCCAAACTAGTTCAGGTTCGGGTTTTAACGTTTTAACATGATGTCGTAGTGAACGCAATGACTGTACACCGTAACATGTATGAAGGGAATGTTCTATTAGCAACACTTTTGAAGATcatcatcaaaataaaagtcttattGTGAATGAGGTCAATAGTCTACATGTTAGTGcccatgtaaaaaaaattatttaaaaataacaaagatcTAGAAAGACAATTATTTGACCTCACAGATTTTAATTTACTCATGATCTTGCGACAGAATTTTAATCTGCCGATTCTAATTAGCCAGCAGCGATAAGGTCTGACAGCTGGTCAGCAGAACTTCACCCTTGACTATAACTGTACATGCCGGGCCATATTAATATCGTCCGTATCTTCGACTGGCACAGTTGGATCCCCTTAAACCAGATGAACTCATTATCCCTGACAAGACATCAAGCGGATTTGAGAAGAATCCCTGCTACGTGTTTAAATAATGTCATGTTCAAGGGGTCATATTTAAGAAGGCTGATTCCTCACTCCATAAAGCTCACAATCAGTTCTGTCCCCGCAGAGAAATATACACAATTCACtccaattaaaaaaaggaaatgtgtgtttacaatGCGCTGTCCACCGTCAGTATCACCCCCACAACTATTCGGTCCTCTGCAACGCGATGCCACAGCTTGTCAACGTGAGGTTCAGGAGACACTGCCGGCATGTCCTGCATCTTGTCATCCGAGGCCTCATCCTTTGACTCATCATCAGAGTCCCACAGAGCGACGAGACCTTCCTGGACAGAGAGTCAAAGAGACCGTGATCAGCCATGACAAGTGTGTGACAGCACCGACAGCAATCGTGGTTTATGTCCGAAATGTTAATTTGAACAACAGTGCTGCACTGAGACAGTCTCTAGGGATACTATATAATTAGTAGGCCTGCTGTGGGGATTTATAAGATCAAGAAATAAAGTCTTTCAGGGTTAGGCTCCAGACTTTATCAGTAAGCAGCAACGTTTTAGAGAACATCTAAATCATGAAATGTGAGCAACAGAGTAGAAGACAAGGAGACATTTGTGCCTTTCGTTTTCTGTGCCAACATTTTGGTCTTACTTCCTCTGTGCCTACGGCAGCATTAGCAACACAGGGCAGGGCCTCATGTGATGTGCCATTTCAAATATGACAACTTATCAAAATAAGTGAGAAGGGCTGGAGTCAGATCCAGCCAACTGATGATGTGGTGCTGTTAACAGTAAATTACCTCATTGCTTTGCAAATGTATGTTGTATGATATTCAATTATAGATCGTATATGATCACACATTTTGAAGGTGTGAAGTGAATATAAATGCATTTCATTGTCAATATTAGAGGGAAATTAAAATGCCCTGCTGTCAAGAGTTGCTGGTTTGATTCCCATTAGCGATACCACCTAGGTCTCTAAAACACAGAGAACTACaatgcaacacaaaacacactgttgTGCAGAAGTTCGTGGTTGTATATGTCTTTGCATGAACAGTACCTGCTCGGGTTGTGTGAGAACAGCTTCTCTTCCAGAAACTGCATCAGCCAGGGCTTGAACTGCCTGATGTACAACTCTGTCCTTCACTCTCACTTCTCCTTGAAGCTCCTGAAGCACGGTCAGTCCACTCTAAAGGAAAGATCCCATTTGACTGACAGTGTATTTTGGAAACTGAACATAGTCAACCTAAGTGCCTGAACTCAAGATAAGTTCATTTGAAAAGATAATCATTTGAGACAAATTTCATCATCAGATGAATGATCATGAGGAATAGAGTGGCTGAAGCTGTAGACAAATAACAATTAAGTTCTACTGTTAATAACAAGACTTGATATatacaagacaaaaacaagattttgctattttgttttttgacattataaataatacaatctgCTCATATCACCAGGATACACTTACACAAAAAAGATGATTATAAGCTCCATCAAGGAGTTTATGTCGTCCCtgattgtttgtctgttatttagccGCATTAAaccaaaaactactgaacagattgttgaggaatttttgaccatcacacattactgtatatgcccCTTCATATtatgtaaattatatattacattatatctgtacaggagaatagtgcctgtCTAGTGCCACatatactcccttctctctcttagcagtacccaaggtcaggttatagataaagggcaaACCAGCAGTACATTGTAGCGTCTAcgttgagggactttcatatctaactcagatgccccagacagagaggcaccaacttcaactctttgtgtatttcaccagtggcaagacgtaaggacacaGTTAGGAATGCATATTTAgacttaactatccaataggatgtgaacacctacatgtaatatagagagtgacagcaattctagccgTTCATAGACATGCTGTTAGTTTGGGTGACGCAAGTGGATGAagatatactgggatgctgtggAGGACATCTTCAGATTGGGGGGTGACACATTGCACATTGCTAGTCTGTTGACATTTGTATATTGTTTCCCCTTCTGGTCTCCTAGATGCATCTATTCTACATTTAAACTGTCTACATAAGAGAGTTTCTTGTCTGCATCAGCTGCTGTctgagtttgcctttcaccagcttccagaaaagtTCCATAACACAGATTACCACTAAACTAAGTTGAAGGTGtagtgtgggtcagggaagagggTTAGGAACAAATATACTtctagtgtggatccagacCAGGGGGCTGATTCAGGAGGGTTTTTtctaactttctttaacattgcaagatgggGCGTTCTTCGATATTTTGGAGGTATGGGCTAGTACCATTCTAGTTCTAATAGTGCTTTAAAGAATAATGCAGTGGTGGTACATAAATGCTTACCTGTAGTCTGGACTCCAAGGCTTGAAGAGTAAGAAGGTTGTTCTCTGGTGGAGGAGACGATTGCTTTGGACCATAAGCATCCTGTCCGTGCTGAAAATAAgtatatttaatgattcatatgCATTACATCAAGGGAAAAACCTACGAAACAGCTTATTGTAAAAGGTGTGTCTTACAGAATATGAAATACCACAGAGGTCCgtgatgaggacattttctaGCTGCTGCCCTGTTACACTCTCATCCTTAAAAACCAAGAGGATCTGGTCTGTTCCACATCCCAAGAAGTCATCCACATGGACAGAGCTGACACCTGACCACTGAGAGGCTATCTGGAGGACAAAGGTGAACAAAGTAGACTTATTAAACTTGTAatcatagaaaaaaacaaatactcaaTAAAATTGTGTTTACATACCTGAAGTGTTTCCTTCCATATAGCACAAACATGACCCTGGTGAAAGGATATGACAAACAGGCAGCCATTCCTTCCACAGTTGACCAACTGAATGTCTTCTGGCTGCTGGAAGGGGAGGTGACATGTGTCTTTTACAACCCCACTCTGGAAATAAACAAGCTGCTGGTGAGAAGTTACTGCAACCACAGCAGATTTCAGGGCCCCGTCCACTTTCTCGGCCGAGAGCACCAAGATGCAGCGTGTGATGCCGATGTAGGGGTGAGGTAAAATCTGAGCGCCATCGAAAGCTTCTCCAGTCTGAGGGAAATAACCCAGGGTTGGGCCTGAGGGCTTATCGCACTCATTTTGCAGCCCGAGAACAAATACCTGACCTCTGAGGAGGGGGAGTTCCCCAAACACACTGTGGGACAACTGCAGGGGAATCTGGCTCACCTCTCCTGCCTGCGGAGAGGTATAGAAGACATGACCAGTGTGGCTCCACAACACTGTGGGGCCCTGCAGGATGGACGCAGCCCCCTTAATTTGATAAGGAAGCTTAAACTCAAAGCATGACTCCAGTCTGTGTGAGTCACACAGTGTTAGCAGACTATACATGAAGccatctcctctctcacccctcTGGCACACTACTACACAAGGTGTGGTTACTCTCCTCTGGAGGTCTAAGGCACATTTACAGGCTACGATGTCCACTTGGGCGGATGTTTTCCTGCTGATGACAGCTGCTCCATCGTCCAGGAACGTGTTGCTCCCCCGATCATATGAGAGGCAGCGGGATATTAACTCACTTTTCCCACTGTTGCTTTTGCCTGAAGCTCGTTTGTTATCAAATAAGATGATCTTCCCACAGAGGGAAACTATACGGGGATTTCTATACAGCTTTTCACCGCGTTGTGTCTCCATAACGCCACAGCATTGCACATTGTCGCCTAAAAGTCCGCTGCTTCCGCCCTGCCGGCTTGGGTAAACGT
Proteins encoded in this region:
- the fancb gene encoding Fanconi anemia group B protein — its product is METQRGEKLYRNPRIVSLCGKIILFDNKRASGKSNSGKSELISRCLSYDRGSNTFLDDGAAVISRKTSAQVDIVACKCALDLQRRVTTPCVVVCQRGERGDGFMYSLLTLCDSHRLESCFEFKLPYQIKGAASILQGPTVLWSHTGHVFYTSPQAGEVSQIPLQLSHSVFGELPLLRGQVFVLGLQNECDKPSGPTLGYFPQTGEAFDGAQILPHPYIGITRCILVLSAEKVDGALKSAVVAVTSHQQLVYFQSGVVKDTCHLPFQQPEDIQLVNCGRNGCLFVISFHQGHVCAIWKETLQIASQWSGVSSVHVDDFLGCGTDQILLVFKDESVTGQQLENVLITDLCGISYSHGQDAYGPKQSSPPPENNLLTLQALESRLQSGLTVLQELQGEVRVKDRVVHQAVQALADAVSGREAVLTQPEQEGLVALWDSDDESKDEASDDKMQDMPAVSPEPHVDKLWHRVAEDRIVVGVILTVDSALPVASVSLSILTETGQGSTPAVIQTQSQVLWLPTPCPSPSSSASTPPEPAAKRSKQHNAGTPNDLNTCRMAVTAVTRLIPLLNSGCVKCHVMLHYVQRRDASSSLSSPTPLVVHCGQVSLEIHGDFQTPLLKNPKFKTDEVKEDLLSLLTVLDRWVFHIDSPDHSLGDIDGWIRRRVGCERIEVSPQYLLINSSGPSALMLSRWSQITPFQGELSVHSSELQVLQFLDSLLAFLPASCSVRPVHGTRGQGAAQTFSLALEKEVVSLRDSVSLLLHDKEEEDDKRRRCRGHDETPPEPGSVEALQRCREAWQQDVERSRTRLSPLVDVGRYRKLTRSVLDVQLDGDLAALLEIQRTLLH